A DNA window from Salvia hispanica cultivar TCC Black 2014 unplaced genomic scaffold, UniMelb_Shisp_WGS_1.0 HiC_scaffold_968, whole genome shotgun sequence contains the following coding sequences:
- the LOC125200434 gene encoding EVI5-like protein isoform X1, protein MEKKRVDEQEPPPASLPKVDRFGFLKQETNSPDGLAKSRSAAEYEREENRIKKWRKMIGVGGSDWKHYVRRKPHVVKRRIRKGIPDCLRGLVWQLISGSRDLLLMNPGVYEQLVIYETSASELDIIRDISRTFPSHVFFQQRHGPGQRSLYNVLKAYSVYDRDVGYVQGMGFVAGLLLLYMSEEDAFWLLVALLKGAVHAPMEGMYLVGLPLVQQYLFQLDQLVREHLPKLGEHFTQEMINPSMYASQWFITVFSYSFPFHLALRIWDVFLFEGVKIVFKVGLALLKFCHDDLVKLPFEKLIHALRNFPEDAMNPDILLPMAYSIEVSKRLEELKDEYEKQHGKLSERVKQRLQQPS, encoded by the exons atggaaaagaaaagagtggATGAACAAGAGCCCCCACCTGCCTCACTGCCTAAAGTTGACAGATTTGGATTTCTAAAGCAGGAAACTAACTCACCTGATGGATTAGCAAAGAGCAGATCAGCTGCAGAGTATGAGAG GGAGGAAAACAGAATTAAGAAATGGAGAAAGATGATAGGGGTTGGAGGAAGTGATTGGAAGCATTATGTTCGAAGGAAACCCCATGTTGTCAAAAGGAGAATAAGGAAAGGAATTCCTGATTGTCTAAGAGGACTTGTCTGGCAACTGATATCTGGAAGTCGTGACCTCTTGCTCATGAATCCAGGTGTTTATGAG CAACTAGTCATATATGAGACGTCTGCTTCTGAACTAGATATCATCCGAGATATTTCTCGTACATTTCCTTCACATGTTTTCTTCCAGCAGAGGCATGGTCCAGGTCAAAGATCTctttataatgttttaaaagCTTACTCTGTATATGACAGAGATGTTGGATATGTACAG GGCATGGGATTTGTCGCGGGTCTCTTGCTTCTTTATATGAGTGAAGAAGATGCATTTTGGTTACTGGTAGCCCTTCTAAAAGGAGCCGTGCATGCTCCAATGGAAGGAATGTATTTG GTTGGTTTGCCGCTTGTGCAGCAATATCTTTTCCAGCTAGATCAGTTAGTGAGAGAGCACTTACCGAAGTTGGGAGAGCATTTTACTCAAGAAATGATAAACCCTAGCATGTATGCTAGCCAATGGTTCATAACTGTTTTTTCTTACTCATTCCCATTCCACTTGGCTCTTAGGATTTGGGATGTCTTTCTTTTCGAG GGCGTCAAGATTGTCTTTAAAGTTGGTTTAGCACTACTAAAATTCTGCCATGATGATCTG GTGAAGTTGCCTTTCGAAAAACTTATCCATGCACTACGGAATTTTCCTGAAGATGCTATGAATCCAGATATTTTATTACCAATGGCTTACTCTATAGAG GTGTCCAAGCGATTGGAGGAATTGAAGGATGAATATGAGAAACAGCACGGGAAACTGTCCGAGCGTGTTAAACAGAGGCTGCAGCAGCCATCTTGA
- the LOC125200434 gene encoding EVI5-like protein isoform X2, producing the protein MEKKRVDEQEPPPASLPKVDRFGFLKQETNSPDGLAKSRSAAEYEREENRIKKWRKMIGVGGSDWKHYVRRKPHVVKRRIRKGIPDCLRGLVWQLISGSRDLLLMNPGVYEQLVIYETSASELDIIRDISRTFPSHVFFQQRHGPGQRSLYNVLKAYSVYDRDVGYVQGMGFVAGLLLLYMSEEDAFWLLVALLKGAVHAPMEGMYLVGLPLVQQYLFQLDQLVREHLPKLGEHFTQEMINPSMYASQWFITVFSYSFPFHLALRIWDVFLFEGVKIVFKVGLALLKFCHDDLVKLPFEKLIHALRNFPEDAMNPDILLPMAYSIEVSPYPTPTLLDYCPLVG; encoded by the exons atggaaaagaaaagagtggATGAACAAGAGCCCCCACCTGCCTCACTGCCTAAAGTTGACAGATTTGGATTTCTAAAGCAGGAAACTAACTCACCTGATGGATTAGCAAAGAGCAGATCAGCTGCAGAGTATGAGAG GGAGGAAAACAGAATTAAGAAATGGAGAAAGATGATAGGGGTTGGAGGAAGTGATTGGAAGCATTATGTTCGAAGGAAACCCCATGTTGTCAAAAGGAGAATAAGGAAAGGAATTCCTGATTGTCTAAGAGGACTTGTCTGGCAACTGATATCTGGAAGTCGTGACCTCTTGCTCATGAATCCAGGTGTTTATGAG CAACTAGTCATATATGAGACGTCTGCTTCTGAACTAGATATCATCCGAGATATTTCTCGTACATTTCCTTCACATGTTTTCTTCCAGCAGAGGCATGGTCCAGGTCAAAGATCTctttataatgttttaaaagCTTACTCTGTATATGACAGAGATGTTGGATATGTACAG GGCATGGGATTTGTCGCGGGTCTCTTGCTTCTTTATATGAGTGAAGAAGATGCATTTTGGTTACTGGTAGCCCTTCTAAAAGGAGCCGTGCATGCTCCAATGGAAGGAATGTATTTG GTTGGTTTGCCGCTTGTGCAGCAATATCTTTTCCAGCTAGATCAGTTAGTGAGAGAGCACTTACCGAAGTTGGGAGAGCATTTTACTCAAGAAATGATAAACCCTAGCATGTATGCTAGCCAATGGTTCATAACTGTTTTTTCTTACTCATTCCCATTCCACTTGGCTCTTAGGATTTGGGATGTCTTTCTTTTCGAG GGCGTCAAGATTGTCTTTAAAGTTGGTTTAGCACTACTAAAATTCTGCCATGATGATCTG GTGAAGTTGCCTTTCGAAAAACTTATCCATGCACTACGGAATTTTCCTGAAGATGCTATGAATCCAGATATTTTATTACCAATGGCTTACTCTATAGAGGTTAGCCCTTACCCCACCCCAACACTACTTGACTATTGCCCGCTGGTTGGTTAG
- the LOC125200433 gene encoding probable receptor-like protein kinase At5g18500, which yields MASDLNAELSKNVGGLGIKVWEFIGIIVGLLIVIILFVLTYYLTSQKKLRRAQERLPLSQIPTVSKEIKEVRVEQVSTEEFAPRDGILLTIQDKSSDKESDRVLVHLGMPKAKNADNSSQSGSFRHIDKDICGSQSGEEGSSGTFASYKPSSSHPITAPSPLSGLPEFSHLGWGHWFTLRDLELATNRFSKENILGEGGYGVVYRGQLINGTQVAVKKLLNNLGQAEKEFGVEVEAIGHVRHKNLVRLLGYCIEGTHRMLVYEYVNNANLEQWLHGAMRHHGYLTWEARMKILLGTAKALAYLHEAIEPKVVHRDIKSSNILIDEEFNAKVSDFGLAKLLGAGKSHITTRVMGTFGYVAPEYANTGLLNEKSDVYSFGVLLLEAITGRDPVDYGRPAPEVNLVDWLKVMVGSRRSEEVVDPNIDTRPSTRALKRALLTALRCVDPDSDKRPRMSQVVRMLESEEYPIPREDRRHRRTQASGAHVDSHRDNYDTDKSDSQEPKSESKQY from the exons ATGGCTTCTGACCTTAATGCTGAGCTCTCAAAGAACGTTGGGGGTTTGGGCATCAAGGTTTGGGAATTTATCGGAATAATTGTAGGGCTATTGATCGTGATTATCCTCTTTGTGTTGACATACTATCTTACCTCgcaaaagaaattaagaagGGCTCAGGAAAGGCTTCCTCTTAGCCAGATACCTACTGtttcaaaagaaattaaagaagtACGGGTAGAGCAGGTGTCGACCGAGGAATTTGCTCCACGCGATGGAATTCTTCTCACTATTCAAGATAAATCAAGTGACAAAGAATCAGACAGGGTCTTGGTTCATCTTGGGATGCCAAAGGCAAAAAATGCAGATAACAGCAGCCAATCAGGCTCGTTCCGTCATATTGATAAAGATATTTGCGGATCACAATCAGGCGAGGAAGGGAGTTCGGGGACTTTTGCGTCATACAAACCATCATCGTCGCATCCAATAACTGCTCCTTCCCCTTTAAGTGGTCTGCCCGAGTTTTCGCATTTGGGTTGGGGTCATTGGTTCACTTTAAGAGACCTTGAGCTCGCCACAAATAGATTTTCAAAGGAGAATATTCTTGGAGAGGGTGGATATGGAGTTGTTTATCGAGGACAGCTTATTAACGGTACTCAGGTGGCTGTTAAAAAGCTCCTCAACAACCT AGGTCAAGCAGAAAAGGAATTTGGAGTGGAGGTTGAAGCTATTGGCCATGTGAGGCACAAAAATTTGGTTCGACTTTTGGGATACTGTATCGAAGGAACTCATAG GATGCTAGTCTATGAGTATGTTAACAATGCCAATTTAGAGCAGTGGCTTCATGGAGCTATGCGCCATCATGGATATCTTACATGGGAGGCCCGGATGAAGATCCTCCTCGGCACTGCTAAAGC TCTTGCCTACTTGCACGAGGCAATTGAACCAAAAGTTGTTCACCGGGACATAAAATCCAGCAACATTCTGATCGATGAAGAGTTCAATGCTAAGGTCTCTGATTTTGGCCTGGCCAAACTGCTTGGTGCAGGAAAAAGTCACATCACAACTCGAGTGATGGGTACGTTTGG GTATGTTGCCCCTGAATATGCAAATACTGGCCTTCTAAATGAGAAGAGTGATGTTTATAGTTTTGGGGTTTTACTACTGGAAGCAATTACTGGAAGAGATCCGGTCGATTATGGACGACCTGCTCCAGAG GTTAATCTAGTTGACTGGCTAAAAGTGATGGTTGGAAGTAGGCGATCAGAGGAAGTAGTAGATCCAAACATTGACACAAGACCATCTACTCGAGCCCTCAAAAGGGCACTTTTGACTGCTTTGAGATGTGTCGATCCAGATTCTGACAAGAGACCTCGGATGAGTCAAGTTGTCCGGATGCTTGAATCAGAAGAATATCCCATACCTAGAGAG GATCGAAGGCACAGAAGAACGCAAGCAAGTGGCGCTCATGTGGATTCACATCGTGATAATTATGATACTGATAAAAGTGACAGTCAAGAGCCAAAGTCAGAGAGCAAGCAATACTGA